One window of the Indicator indicator isolate 239-I01 chromosome 13, UM_Iind_1.1, whole genome shotgun sequence genome contains the following:
- the DBR1 gene encoding lariat debranching enzyme, with amino-acid sequence MKVAVAGCCHGALDKMYETLELLQRRHNVRPDLLLCCGDFQAVRNEADLRCMAVPAKYRHMETFYRYYSGEKKAPVLTVFIGGNHEASNHLQELPYGGWVAPNIYYLGYAGVVRFRGVRIGGISGIFKSHDYRKGHFECPPYNQQTIRSAYHVRNIEVFKLKQLKRPIDIFMSHDWPRSIYHYGNKKQLLKMKSFFRQEVESNTLGSPAASELLHHLKPTYWFSAHLHVKFAAFMQHQTNSQEELPKATKFLALDKCLPHRDFLQIVDIAHDPSAGDSLEYDAEWIAVLKATNSLINVTQSSWNMPEKNGLHARWDYSATEEAIKEVLEELNHNLQIPCNFTLSAACYDPSKPQKHMQPVHIINPQTTEFCAQFGLTDINARIQQAKEEGSVRGEYEDDEEEEEMDSTGSAEEPSDYNTDHSGLSSINPDEILLDEEGGDEDLSTCSVDPSPDHPPDFSASFSDIRIMPDSMVVSSDDATDSINEELERSGEGKQVEEKSLNERPLKRMGGNGNGNSGIKIKRRNQAIYAAEDEDKPE; translated from the exons ATGAAGGTGGCTGTGGCGGGGTGCTGCCATGGCGCTCTGGACAAGATGTACGAGACGCTGGAACTGCTACAGCGGCGGCACAACGTGCGGCCcgacctgctgctctgctgcggAGATTTCCAGGCCGTGCGGAACGAGGCGGACCTACGCTGCATGGCCGTGCCCGCTAAGTACCGCCACATGGAGACCTTCTACCG GTACTACTCTGGCGAGAAGAAAGCCCCGGTCCTCACAGTGTTCATCGGCGGGAACCATGAGGCGTCCAACCACCTGCAGGAGCTACCCTATGGAGGGTGGGTGGCTCCCAACATCTACTACCTCG GTTATGCGGGCGTGGTGCGCTTCCGCGGCGTGAGGATCGGCGGCATCTCGGGCATCTTCAAGTCTCACGACTACCGAAAAG GCCACTTTGAGTGTCCACCATACAACCAGCAGACAATTAGAAGCGCTTACCATGTGAGGAATATTGAAGTCTTCAAACTCAAGCAG TTAAAGCGTCCAATTGATATATTTATGTCACATGATTGGCCAAGGAGCATATATCACTATGGAAACAAGAAACAGCTTCTGAAAATGAAATCCTTCTTTCGTCAAGAAGTGGAGAGCAACACCCTAGGAAGTCCGGCTGCTTCAGAGCTTCTTCACCATCTGAAACCCACATACTGGTTCTCAGCACATCTTCATGTTAAATTTGCAGCTTTCATGCAACACCAG ACAAACTCCCAAGAAGAGCTACCAAAAGCAACAAAGTTTTTGGCTCTGGATAAATGCCTACCACACAGAGACTTCCTGCAG atAGTAGACATAGCGCATGATCCTAGTGCAGGTGACTCGCTGGAATATGATGCTGAGTGGATTGCAGTCCTCAAGGCCACCAACAGCCTTATTAATGTGACTCAAAGTTCTTGGAATATGCCTGAGAAGAACGGCCTCCATGCAAG GTGGGATTACAGTGCGACAGAAGAAGCCATCAAAGAGGTTCTAGAAGAGCTGAATCATAACCTCCAGATACCTTGTAACTTCACACTATCAGCTGCTTGTTATGATCCCAGCAAGCCCCAAAAACACATGCAACCAGTTCATATCATCAATCCTCAGACCACTGAATTTTGTGCCCAGTTTGGCCTCACTGATATAAATGCCAGGATCCAGCAAGCTAAAGAAGAGGGCTCAGTACGAGGCGAATACGAAGACGacgaggaagaagaggagatggACAGTACAGGGTCAGCAGAGGAACCCAGTGACTATAATACAGATCATTCTGGACTTTCATCCATTAATCCAGATGAAATATTGCTGGATGAAGAAGGTGGTGATGAAGACTTGAGTACATGTTCTGTAGATCcttcccctgatcatcctcctgaCTTTTCTGCGAGTTTTTCTGACATCCGGATCATGCCAGATTCCATGGTGGTATCATCTGATGATGCTACGGATTCCATTAATGAGGAACTGGAGAGATCTGGTGAGGGTAAGCAGGTAGAAGAGAAGAGCTTAAATGAGAGACCATTAAAGCGCATGGGTGGTAATGGAAATGGCAATAGTGGCATTAAAATTAAGAGGAGGAATCAAGCTATCTATGCTGCAGAGGATGAAGATAAACCAGAGTAA